AGAGCGCTCAGCAAAGACCTTGAAAAGTTATCCACCGGTCTTAGAATTAACAGATCCAGCGACGACGCCGCGGGTTTGTCCGTGTCGGAAGGTTTAAGAACTCAAATCAGAGGCGTAGAACAAGCAAAGAAGAACACTATGGACGGTATCAGCGCTTTAAACATCGCCGAAGGAGCGATGAACGAAATTCATGCGATTTTGCA
The genomic region above belongs to Chitinispirillales bacterium and contains:
- a CDS encoding flagellin, yielding MRINHNVPSIVTQNALASNNRALSKDLEKLSTGLRINRSSDDAAGLSVSEGLRTQIRGVEQAKKNTMDGISALNIAEGAMNEIHAIL